ATGAACCTCAGGTCACCCGGCGTGGGGGTGGAGGTCGGCGTGGGGGTCGGGGTCGGCGTGGGAGTCGGGGTCGGCGTCGGCGTCGGGGTAGGCGTCGGCGTGGGGGTGGGCGTCGTGCCGCAGCCCGGTGTGGCCACCGGCGGCAGCGGTACCCGCCAGATCTGGGTGTCGTTCTCCGAGCCGACGAGCAGGTTGGCGCAGTCGGCGTACGTCACCGTCTCCCCCTGCGACTGTGCGGGGAGCGCCACGTCCGCCAGCTTGACCCCCGTGGTGTCGTACACGGTCGCGGTGTTGGCTCCGACCGGCCCGCCGCTGCGCAGGGTGTACGAGGCCCCCGTCGGCGAGAAGGCGCCGTCGGTGGCGAACACCGGGCCGGGCCGGACCGCCGTGAGGGTGTTGACCTGTCCGGTCACGGGGGGCAGCGGGGCCTGGTAGAGCTGACCCGAGGCCCCGATGATCTTGCTCGCGATGTGGATCCTGCCGGTGAGGGGGTCGACGAGCAGGGATTCCGCGTCGTGCTTTCCGTCCGCGTAGGCGAAGCGGTGGGTCACGGGCGTGACGGTGGCGTTGGCGAGCTGGTCGGGCTCGGCGAAGGAGTGCACGGTGATCTCGGCGCGGCCGCTGAAGTTGTCCCCGATGTCGCCGACCAGGATGGCGGGGCCGCCCGTGGCGTCCTTGCCGATCGCCAGCCCCTCCCAGTCGGTGTTGCCGACGCCGGAGACCGTGAAGGTGGCCGCGAGTCGGCCGGTGGCGGTGGTGCAGTCGATGGCGAAGACCTGGTTGGTGTTGCCGCTGTCGTTGACCACGTAGAAGACGCCCGGATGCTTGCGGCTCATGGCGA
This genomic window from Streptomyces sp. NBC_01351 contains:
- a CDS encoding putative Ig domain-containing protein — protein: MPRLLTSTPHRAAALATAALATILPAVAWMTNATASPASPSRAAAAAADALAPERKCTLPGGLAEQSGLAMSRKHPGVFYVVNDSGNTNQVFAIDCTTATGRLAATFTVSGVGNTDWEGLAIGKDATGGPAILVGDIGDNFSGRAEITVHSFAEPDQLANATVTPVTHRFAYADGKHDAESLLVDPLTGRIHIASKIIGASGQLYQAPLPPVTGQVNTLTAVRPGPVFATDGAFSPTGASYTLRSGGPVGANTATVYDTTGVKLADVALPAQSQGETVTYADCANLLVGSENDTQIWRVPLPPVATPGCGTTPTPTPTPTPTPTPTPTPTPTPTPTPTSTPTPGDLRFINPGPQTCKFNQSCAIQLATTGGKAPVKYAAGGLPWGLTIDAGSGRISGKSWGIGTVTVTATATDSTGATAGASFALTVNWF